A segment of the Polyangiaceae bacterium genome:
GCGAACTCGCAGTAGCCGACGAGCATGCGCACATCCGGCGGACCCTCGCGCTTGCCCAAACGGAACTCCCCGTTCGGTAGCACGTGGTGAGGACTGTCCCGCGTGCCCCGAGGCGGTTCGAGGCTCGAGGAAGTGAAGCGCGTCGCCGATGGCACGAGCACGAAGTCTCCCTGTTCGAGTCGCAACGGCGCGTGACCTTCGACGGCGAGTCGGCTCGCGCCTTCGAGGATCGCGCAGTAGAACGGTCGACCACTTTCCGCGCGGTGAACAGCCCAGCGCCCGGCGCCGCTCGAGAGCTTGGAGAACGGCGCGCGAGGCTGGAGCAAGGAGACAACGTCGGCGAGGGGATCGGTGATGGCGGACTCCTACTAATGATTTGTGGACGCTGAACTATAGCGCGTCCGGCGCCGCCTCTCTAGGTGATGAAGGCAACTCAGGACACCAGGAGGTTCCATGAAGACGATTTTGATCACCGGCTGCTCTTCCGGCTTTGGACTTGAAACTGCCCGCTACTTCCTCGAGCGAGACTGGAAGGTGATCGCCACCATGCGGTCGCCTCGGGAGGATGCGTTGCCGGCGTCGGAGCAGCTGCGCGTGCTGCCGCTCGACGTGACAAACCCGGAGAGCATCGTGCGCCTCGTTCAGGAAGCGGGGCCCATCGACGTGTTGGTGAACAACGCCGGGGTGGGTTTGCTCAGCGTGTTCCAGGGCACGCCGCTCGAGAGCGTGCGTGGTGTGTTCGAGACCAACACGTTTGGGGCAATGGCGCTGTGCCGGGCGTTTCTTCCACAGTTCACTGAGAAGAAGTCGGGCGTCCTCGTCAACGTATCGTCCACCGTAACCCTCAGGCCGCTGCCATTGCTCGCCACCTACACGGCGAGCAAAGCCGCGCTGAATGCGTTCACCGAATGCCTTGCGCTGGAGCTCGCGCCGTTCGACGTTCGGGTGCGCCTGGTGTTGCCGGGCCAGTGTCGCGAGACGCCGTTTGGGCAGAACGCGCGAGCGATGATGGAGGCGACGGGAGTCAGCATTCCCGAGGCCTATGCGGACTTCGCGCGTGGTGTTTTCGAGCGCGTCAGCAGCGGCGTCTCCGCGCTTTCTACGAACGCCATCGACGTCGCCGAAGCAGTCTGGCGAGCGGCCAACGACACGCAGTGCCCCCTGCGCTTACCCGCTGGGGCTGACGCCGTCGAGTGGGCGAGGGGCTAGAACACGCCTCAGCGCCCTTCACTCTGCCGCGGGTCGCACGTCAGCGAAGATCCCTCTGCGGAACCATGCGGAAATGGTGCGTGAGAGCACCGGCGAGCCCTTGAGCTCGAAGCGTCCGGCGCGCTTGGCGTCTGCGATCGGCGTGTCTCCGGCCCAAATCTCGCTCAGGGTGCGCACGTCCGTCGACACGGTGAGGTCGACCGGATCTACCGGTTTGTCGACGCACAGCTCCCGCTGGTCGTTGTCGATGATGATCCACCAGCGCGGAAAGCGCTCGACGCCTCCGACGACGAAGTGAACGACGTTGCGACACGCAGGCAGCTCGGACGCGTCGATGCGGCGGCAGAAGTCGAACATCAGCATCTCGATGTCTTGCTCGTCGTCGGACATCTGCCCCCGCGCCCAGCGACTGCCCCAGTTGCCGAGCTCCATCAGGAGCGGCTGCAGCTCACGCCCCGCAGGAGTCAGGAAGTACTCCGTGCGTTTCTCTGAGGATTTCTTTTTGATCACCAGCTCCGCGTCCACGAGCTGGTTCAGCCGCTTCGTCAGCAGGCTTGGGGAGATCTGCGAGAGGGCACGCTGAAAATCGCTGAAGCGGCTGGTGCCGAGCAAGAGCTCGCGGATGATGAGCAGTGTCCAGCGTTCCCCGAGGATCTCGGCGGCTTTGGAAATGGGGCAGATTTGGCCGTACTTGATGCTCATCCGTTGGGGCTCCGCGGGCTAACTACAGAATGTGTAGTGGGTAACTACATTCTAAGGCGTGGAGAGGATCGGGGACGAAGGCTACTTCTTAGGTGTGCCGCGGCGCGCAGCGGCTGGCCGCCGGTGCAGAGGAGGATGCCGCCGAGTAGCGCCAGCCCGCCACTTCCGGCGACCACCCGGGGGCCCCGAATCTGGGGCCCCACCGTGGGCCGGCTCAACGCATCCTGGTAAGCTCCCTTGATGCCGTCGCCGGATGCACTGTTCAGGCTTGATTCCGCGCTGACACAAGACCCCCGGGTCGCCGCTTGGTTCCGCGAGCAGAACCCCGCGCTAGGCGCGCTCGCGGAGCGATGGTTCAACCAACTACGGCAATCCGGCCCCGATGTGCTGGAGCTGATGCATGACGGCGCGCCGACCGCTTGCATCGCAGACGCGGCGCTCGGCTACGTGAACGTGTACACCCATCACGTGAATCTCGGCTTCTTTCGTGGCGCGTTCTTGGCGGACCCGACGAAGCTGCTCGAGGGCAGCGGCAAGCGCATGCGTCACGTGAAACTGCGCCCTGGACTCGCGGTGGATGCCGCAGCGCTCGAAGCGCTGATAGCCGCGGCGTATCAAGATCTGTCGGCCCAGCTGGCGCTTGCCTAATGGCAAGACCAGCGCCTACCACTCGAGCGCGTAGACGAAGAATCGATCGTCACCTTGGGGGCTCGCGGCGTCGACGAACCTCACGTTCTGCGGAAGCTCTTCGGGGCGCGAGAGCCGCACGAACGCTTCAAAGTTGAATTTCCAGTCGGCAAAGTGCGTCACCCCGCGGCGCTTCGCGTAGCCCGAGAGTTGGTGCGCCTTTCCGGCGTCCAACGCCTCCGCGTCCACCACGCCGTCCAGGTTGATCACGCGCACGTCGCCGGGCGCGTAGTAGCTGAGCGCGCCGCTCTGGAGCGCGCCGACCGTCGCACCTTCTGGCAGTAGCTCTAGCACTTCCCGAGCTGCTTCTCGGTAGCCCTTGGCTCCGTGCAACCCCTTGCTGGGAGTTTGTTCGGGGGTGAGGAACAGCCAGGGCAACGTCGTGGCGGCAGCGTAGGCAAGCCCGCAGGCAAACGCCGCGTATCCGACTCGCGATTGTGTCTTCGTCCGCAACCGACTCACGAACACCGCGACCGCGAGTACCAGGCCTGCCTCAGTTGCCGCGAGGTAACGCGGAAAGAACCAAATCGCAGGCAAGAAGAGCGCGTAAAACCCCAGCAATAGCACGCCGTGCGCCGCGAAGGCCGTGATCGGCGCGGTTGGACCATTCAGCGGTAGCCAGCGTTTCGCGAAGGAAGCGCCTAGCACCACCGCACCAATGAGCGCCGCCCAGGTGGCGCCCGCATTGTCGAACAGCGCTTGCTTGAGCCGCGTGGTGTCGCCGAACACACCGAGCAGCGAACCAAGGGCCCAACCGATCTGCATCGGCGGCTTGAGGTACAGCGACTGGTGCATGCGCACGATCTCCCGCACCGCGCCGCCACTCTCAGGGATCACGCTACCGAATTGCACCCAAGAGTAGAGCCACCACGGCGCGACCACGAGCGCCGCGACTCCCGCTGCGACCACAATGGTTTTGAAGCTGCGACGCAGGAGCTCACTCACCCCCAAACCAGCCACGAGGAACACCGCATCGACTCGTGCGAGCAGCGCAAGGCCTGCTAGCAAGCCGCAGAGCGCGGCCCGTTTCCGTGTAGAATGACTGCGGAGTTCACACCAGCAGACCACCAGCCAAAGCTCCAAAGCCAGCGCGAGGCTGGTCTCCAAGCCACCGAGCGCGTTACTCACCGCCGCAGGGGATAGCGCCCACAAGGCCGCCGCGAGAACCCCCGCGTGTCTGCCGCCCAAGCGTCGCGCGAGATCGCCCAGCGCGAAGATGCAGAAAGCGTCGCTGATTGCCCCGAGGATCAGCACGAAGCGCAAGGCAGCGTCCGGGTTCGACGTGATGGCGAAAACTGGCGCGGCGATGAAAGCCAAAAGCGGCTGAAAGCCCGAGGTTAGCTGACCGTTGATGCTCGGGCCGACGCCATCCGCCAAAGAACGCGCGATGCTGAGCGTGTAGTAGGTGTCGTCAGGGACGAAGAGGCGGTCGACGACATCCAAGTTCCGCAGGGCAAGCCAAAGACGCAAAAGTCCGCCAGCGCCGGCGATTGCCAACAACCCTCGGCGTTCGCTCACTCGACCCTCGCGCCAGCCAAGCGTCGCAGCCCAGCGAGCAACTCGCCCCACTGCGGACGTGGCGGCACCGCTTGGTCTTCCGCTGGCATGACCCGCTCGGGAAGCAGCGAGCCGCGCCAACGATGGGCCATCCACACCGCGAGCGCTGCCACGGCGCAGCCAGCGACGACGTCTGTGGGGTAATGCCACCCGAGCAACATCACCGCGAGTACCGTCAAGCCAGTGAACAGGATCGAAATTGCGAGTGCCAGTCGGGAGCGCCGAGCGTACCACAACATCACGACTTCCTGAGCGATGTGCAGGCTGGGCATGCAGGCCACGTAGCCCCAAGTCCGCACCACTTGCGCTTTGCCCATCAGCACCGCTTGAGTGTTGCCATCCAGCCAGCCCCGCACGGGGAGGGTGAGCCCGTTCGGTACATCCATGAGGAAACGAAACAACTGGGGCTCGTGGTAGCTCGGTCCAACGCCGGGAAAGAGCCAATAAAGCGGCCCGCCAAGGATGTAACAGATGGCCAGCGCTCCGAGATACTCGATGCGTTCCCGAGAAGCGCGCATGCCCACCAAGAGTACGTTGACCAACGCCATGTGGGGAAAGAAGTGAAAGTAGACCCAGTCGCACCACGCGCTGAGACTCGGGCTCCGTGCGCCGAGGGCCGCGAAGTAGCGATGGGGTTCCACGCCGAACACTGAGCGTTCCAGGGCGATGATCCGTGCGTCCCACAGCGAGCGATCAACCAGCACCAGCGCTTTGAAGATGGTGAACGCGTAGCAGATCAACAGGAACACCACGGCTGCGACGATCACCTCGCCAACGACTCGGCGGCGCTGGCTGGACTCTGGCAGTGGCAGCACCAACGCGGCGATCATCAGGCCAAGCGCGTCGAGCCAAGTGTGATGCTCGAAGAGTGCGACGTCGGCCGCTATCACGCAGGCTCCGAACGCCATGCGCACGAGCGCGTTCCGCCTGAGTCGCGCGCCGTCGAACGCCAGGTCGAAGCGCCATCCACCCCGCAGGCGCAGCCTGCCGAGCAGAAAGATCGCTACGATCGCTGCGATGAAATTCTGCTCGGAAACGACATCCTTCAGCGTGCGTAGCGGCTCGAGCCAGGTGTACGCTGTTGGCAGCGAGCTGTGGTGATGCACCAACGCTGCGAGGGCGGTCACGCACAGCGTGAGGAGGGGAAGCAACCCGATCGCGCGGTAGCAGCTCAGGAAGCGCCGCGCGGTCACGGCAGCCCGAGGCATGCGCGCCCGAGTCCTCCTCCGAAATCACGAGTGGCTGAGTTGGCCCAAAAGAGCTGGCTGCCGTCGTCGATGATCGAGGTCACGGAGACACCATCCACCGCGGCGAGGCTCAGCGCCTGAGGGGAGTCCGCCGTCGCATCGAGGGCGAAGATCCCCTCGACCTGAGACCAGTAGACGATGCCTGCGTGGAAATGCAGCGCGGTGCGGCCATGGGCCTGAGCCAGCACCTGCTCCGGATCGCTGGCGCCAGCGCGAAGCACCCAAATTTCAGGGTCATCGGTCCAGCGCATGAACCAGATTTCGTCTCCGCTAGCGGTCTGGTTGAGATCCCACGAACGGATGCCGTCGCTGATCGCCAGGCGTTCGGTTACGCCGCCGCTCATGCGATCCACCATGAAGAGTGAGCCAGTATTGCTCGTCCAGTAGATCCCCTCGGAACCGCTCTTGAGGCCGTGGATCAAGTCACCGTCCGCTTGACCCACGCTGATGCTGCCGAGGGGCTCGGCGCTGCCGCCGCTGGTCGGTACACGGAAAATCTGGTGCGTGAAGCCGCTTGCGTCGTCACCGTGGGCCACGACGTACGCGGACTCGCCTTCGACCGCGATCGTGAAGTCATCGACACCCGGGACGCCAGCCAGGGTCTGTTCACCTGTCGTTGCATCCCAGCTGTGCACGGTCTCTGAAGCGCGATCGGTGAAGAACACCTTGCCGTCTTGCACGGCGAGACCCGCCAGCCCCGTAGCGCGCTCGAGGACGGTCTCAGGTTCGGTTTGCCCCTCGCCCAAGTGGCGTAACCCATAGCCTCCGGGGCTGACGGCGCTCCACCACAGCTCTCCCTCGCTCAGCGTGAGTCCGAACGGCGCGTCCTCGTCGGCGAACATTTCGGGGGTGAGGGAGCACTGGGCGACGCTGCCACTGTCTCCGTCGCCGCCGGCATCTTGCGCGCCGCCGCTGCCATCGGTGGCGGCGTCTTGCCCAGCATCTGGTTTGCCCGAGGCAGCCGTTGAGGATGACCCGTCACAGCCAGCGACCGCCAACACCCCAAAGCACAAGCACCCAAAACGCAACCATGCAAACCGCTTCATTCCACCACTCAAGCTCCCCAGAGCCGACCGTAGGAGGGTTCATCGATGGGGGTCAATGCGGCTTCACGACAAAACACCGCCGGCCACGTTTTCACGTGGCCGGTAGTGCGCATCAGGGTGGGTCGAGGCTCACTTCACGTCGAAGCGATCCAGATCCATCACCTTGGCCCAAGCGGCGACGAAGTCGTTCACGAACTTCTTTTCCGCGTCGGAGCTTCCGTAGACCTCGGCCAGTCCGCGGAGCACGGAGTTCGAGCCGAACACCAGGTCGGCGCGAGTTCCGGTCCACTTCACCGCGCCCGTCTTGCGATCGCGCCCTTCGAAGTGGTCCCCTGCGGGCTTCCACTCCGTACCCATGTCGAGCAGGTTGACGAAGAAGTCGTTGCTCAGGGTGTCAGTCTTCGTGGTGAACACGCCGTGCTTGGTGCCGCCGTGATTCGTTCCGAGGACCCGCATGCCGCCGATCAGCACCGTCATCTCCGGCGCGGTGAGGGTGAGCAGCTGAGCGCGATCGACCAAGAGCTCCTCGGTGCTGACCGCAAACTTCTGCTTCTGATAGTTGCGGAAGCCATCCGCGACAGGCTCGAGGTAGGCGTAGTTCTCAACGTCGGTCTGCTCCTGAGTGGCGTCGGTTCGTCCCGGCGTGAAAGGAACCTGCACGTCATAGCCCGCGTTTTTCGCCGCCTTCTCTACCGCCGCCGAACCGCCCAACACGATCAGATCTGCCAGCGATACCTGCTTTCCTCCGCTCGCCGAGGCGTTGAACTCGCTCTGGAGCTTCTCCAGCACTGGCAGCACCTTCTTGAGTTGGTCAGGCTGATTGACTTCCCAGTCCTTGGCCGGGGCGAGCCGGATGCGCGCGCCGTTGGCACCACCCCGCTTGTCAGAGCCGCGGAATGTACTGGCCGACGCCCACGCCGTCGTGACGAGCTGCGACAAGGAGAGGCCAGATCCGAGGAGCTTTGCCTTCAGGGCAGCGACGTCCTGGTCATCGATCAGCGGGTGATCGACCTCAGGCAGCGGGTCCTGCCAGAGCAAGTCTTCCGCGGGGATCTCCGGGCCGAGGTAGCGCGACTTCGGTCCCATGTCGCGGTGGGTGAGCTTGAACCACGCGCGAGCGAAGGCGTCCGCGAACTGATCGGGGTGTTCCAAGAAGCGGCGCGAGATCTTCTCGTAGTCGGGGTGCATGCGCAGCGTGAGATCCGTCGTCAGCATGGTGGGCTTGATCTTTCGATCTTCGAAGGCGTGGGGGATGGTCTCACCCGCGTCCTTCGCGACCCACTGGTGCGCACCAGCCGGACTC
Coding sequences within it:
- a CDS encoding SDR family oxidoreductase, whose translation is MKTILITGCSSGFGLETARYFLERDWKVIATMRSPREDALPASEQLRVLPLDVTNPESIVRLVQEAGPIDVLVNNAGVGLLSVFQGTPLESVRGVFETNTFGAMALCRAFLPQFTEKKSGVLVNVSSTVTLRPLPLLATYTASKAALNAFTECLALELAPFDVRVRLVLPGQCRETPFGQNARAMMEATGVSIPEAYADFARGVFERVSSGVSALSTNAIDVAEAVWRAANDTQCPLRLPAGADAVEWARG
- a CDS encoding winged helix-turn-helix transcriptional regulator, producing the protein MSIKYGQICPISKAAEILGERWTLLIIRELLLGTSRFSDFQRALSQISPSLLTKRLNQLVDAELVIKKKSSEKRTEYFLTPAGRELQPLLMELGNWGSRWARGQMSDDEQDIEMLMFDFCRRIDASELPACRNVVHFVVGGVERFPRWWIIIDNDQRELCVDKPVDPVDLTVSTDVRTLSEIWAGDTPIADAKRAGRFELKGSPVLSRTISAWFRRGIFADVRPAAE
- a CDS encoding DUF1801 domain-containing protein codes for the protein MPSPDALFRLDSALTQDPRVAAWFREQNPALGALAERWFNQLRQSGPDVLELMHDGAPTACIADAALGYVNVYTHHVNLGFFRGAFLADPTKLLEGSGKRMRHVKLRPGLAVDAAALEALIAAAYQDLSAQLALA
- a CDS encoding glycosyltransferase family 39 protein codes for the protein MSERRGLLAIAGAGGLLRLWLALRNLDVVDRLFVPDDTYYTLSIARSLADGVGPSINGQLTSGFQPLLAFIAAPVFAITSNPDAALRFVLILGAISDAFCIFALGDLARRLGGRHAGVLAAALWALSPAAVSNALGGLETSLALALELWLVVCWCELRSHSTRKRAALCGLLAGLALLARVDAVFLVAGLGVSELLRRSFKTIVVAAGVAALVVAPWWLYSWVQFGSVIPESGGAVREIVRMHQSLYLKPPMQIGWALGSLLGVFGDTTRLKQALFDNAGATWAALIGAVVLGASFAKRWLPLNGPTAPITAFAAHGVLLLGFYALFLPAIWFFPRYLAATEAGLVLAVAVFVSRLRTKTQSRVGYAAFACGLAYAAATTLPWLFLTPEQTPSKGLHGAKGYREAAREVLELLPEGATVGALQSGALSYYAPGDVRVINLDGVVDAEALDAGKAHQLSGYAKRRGVTHFADWKFNFEAFVRLSRPEELPQNVRFVDAASPQGDDRFFVYALEW
- a CDS encoding phosphatase PAP2 family protein — encoded protein: MPRAAVTARRFLSCYRAIGLLPLLTLCVTALAALVHHHSSLPTAYTWLEPLRTLKDVVSEQNFIAAIVAIFLLGRLRLRGGWRFDLAFDGARLRRNALVRMAFGACVIAADVALFEHHTWLDALGLMIAALVLPLPESSQRRRVVGEVIVAAVVFLLICYAFTIFKALVLVDRSLWDARIIALERSVFGVEPHRYFAALGARSPSLSAWCDWVYFHFFPHMALVNVLLVGMRASRERIEYLGALAICYILGGPLYWLFPGVGPSYHEPQLFRFLMDVPNGLTLPVRGWLDGNTQAVLMGKAQVVRTWGYVACMPSLHIAQEVVMLWYARRSRLALAISILFTGLTVLAVMLLGWHYPTDVVAGCAVAALAVWMAHRWRGSLLPERVMPAEDQAVPPRPQWGELLAGLRRLAGARVE
- the katG gene encoding catalase/peroxidase HPI, which gives rise to MTTEGKCPFHVAGGGTQNRDWWPNSLKLELLHQHSEKSNPMGDDFNYAEEFKSLDFAALKKDLEALMTLSQDWWPADFGHYGPFFIRMTWHAAGTYRVGDGRGGAGSGQQRFAPLNSWPDNVSLDKARRLLWPIKQKYGRKISWADLIVLTGNVALESMGFKTFGFGGGREDVYEPDQDVYWGKEDTWLGGDKRRAEKDDLDNPLAAVQMGLIYVNPEGPGGNPDPVKAIEDTRETFARMAMNDEETVALIAGGHSFGKTHGAAPASNVGPEPEAAPMELQGLGWHNSHGTGVGKDAITSGLEVTWTETPTKWSNNFFENLFNYEWELTKSPAGAHQWVAKDAGETIPHAFEDRKIKPTMLTTDLTLRMHPDYEKISRRFLEHPDQFADAFARAWFKLTHRDMGPKSRYLGPEIPAEDLLWQDPLPEVDHPLIDDQDVAALKAKLLGSGLSLSQLVTTAWASASTFRGSDKRGGANGARIRLAPAKDWEVNQPDQLKKVLPVLEKLQSEFNASASGGKQVSLADLIVLGGSAAVEKAAKNAGYDVQVPFTPGRTDATQEQTDVENYAYLEPVADGFRNYQKQKFAVSTEELLVDRAQLLTLTAPEMTVLIGGMRVLGTNHGGTKHGVFTTKTDTLSNDFFVNLLDMGTEWKPAGDHFEGRDRKTGAVKWTGTRADLVFGSNSVLRGLAEVYGSSDAEKKFVNDFVAAWAKVMDLDRFDVK